GTAGTTGTGAAAACTTGTGGTGGTAGCCCTAAAGATCTTTGCTCTTGTCGTTGCAGGCATCTGGAGTACAAGTTGCCGATGAGGTATGCCGTATCTTCTATGATATGAAAGTGCGGAAGTGCTCTACACCTGAGGaaattaagaaaaggaagaaggctGTCATCTTCTGCCTCAGTCCAGACAAAAAGTGCATTATTGTGGAAGAAGGCAAAGAGATTCTGGTGGGAGATGTCGGTGTGACAGTTACCGACCCTTTCAAGCATTTTGTGCAGATGCTTCCTGAGAAGGATTGCCGTTACGCTTTGTATGATGCAAGCTTTGAGACCAAGGAATCCAAAAAAGAAGagctgatgtttttcttgtggTAAGCAGTCTTCCCAACTTGCTCATTCCTAACATGCAGTCCAAGCACTGTGGGTGAGGTCTCTGAGTATTTGTGTGGCCCAGACTGGCAAGATGGCAGGCTTAAAATGAGTCAGGCAGCGTGATGCCTATATTCTGAGCCCTGACACGTTTCACCTTGTTCATAACTGGTAGGATGTTGCTTCTGTCTGTGCTGGGTAGTAAATGTCACTAATCACACTTCTTGGTGTATCCCACCAGGGCACCAGAACAAGCACCTCTCAAAAGTAAGATGATCTACGCAAGCTCCAAGGATGCAATCAAAAAGAAGTTTCAAGGTATGTAACACAGCTAATGCTGCTAGCTGTCCCTGGCATCTAGAATGCTTTCACAGCAAGGCTTAACCATTGGCTAATTGGTTTGGGATTTAGTTTTTGGTTGTAgatggctgggtttttttgagatacTAGTGAGAGATGAGAACTCAAACACCTTGTGCAATGGTAGTAATTAACAATGTGCTTGATTTAGAGATGTGGTTGTGATTACTCATTTCAAAAGGCATTGCATCTCCACGTGGAGAAGCAGAGTTCCATTCAGCCTGTCAGACACGGTTAACCAAGGAGTAAACATCTTGCTGCAGCATTCAGAGATTTCATGCTCAGTCGGCCTGGCTTGTAGCCAGAGAGCACTGACCCCCTTCAgttcctcctgctgcactggGCCAAAATCTTGCAGCCTGCAAGACAGACAGGATCGttgtgcagcagtgccagccttcACAGGACAGCTGGCCAGTGGACTGGAACtacccagggaggctgtgctgcatATGTGGaagttagtttaaaaaaaaaaaaaaaaaatcctgaagaaattcagcttttctccACATCAGACAGGCTTGGGTTGAGCTCCCTGCCCTCCAAAAAAAGAATCCATTGTTGATTCCTTGGAGCAGCAAAGCCTTTCTGGTCTCTACAGCCCAGATGCTCACTCTGATTCTTTCACCCACCTCTCCAGAGCCAGCGGGAGCTGAGTCAGCCATTTGAGCCTGCTTGCATGTAGCTTCCTCACCCGCCATACCCAGGGTAGCCCTAGAAAGGAGAGATCCGCTCCTGAGAGAGCCTGCAGCGAAAAGGGGAACAGTCTGAGCACGGATGTAGTGAAAATGTTCTCCCCGCTATTTCTGCATTGCTATTTGGCGTGTAGCCAGATGTCTCCTCTgacacacagcagagaaaaccaTCCAAATGCCTAAGCTAAGGCAGGGCTTACCTGCTTGAGTGACCCGATTGCCTCTTCTAATGTTACTACCAAGTACGTTTGATTGATTACTAGCATGTTGGAATGCCGCATTATTGAGtgttttacctctttttttagGCATAAAGCACGAATGCCAAGCAAATGGGCCAGAGGACCTCAACCGAGCTTGCATTGCTGAGAAGCTAGGAGGCTCCCTAGTCGTAGCTTTTGAAGGAAGTCCCGTGTAGATGTCATACAGTGCCACAACTCTACAAGCATTCCATGTTTTAATATATCAGTTATGTAAAGCAACCATTCTAGGCAAGGGTTTCACTAACTGTAGGGAAGCTGTCTTGTAGAATAAAGTAGATTTTGGAGATGTAGCTCGTATGTACAAATGACCCTAAATAAATCAAATCTAAGGATTTATCTTGGTGTATTAATATTTGCATTGGTTGTCCAGCCCAGTACTTTCCCTGATGGATTAACACTAAAGGTCTCCCAAAATGTTGGTCCAATGCTGCAATGTGTCAATGTATCATGGGAtgaaaaggggggtgggggtgagaaCAATCTGGTTCCTattcttaattttctaaattgcaaaaagcaaaattcagtcaGTCTTTTTGAGGCTACTGGTCAAATTGCCAAACTCAGAAATCAGTTTCCCCTATAAGCATTTAATACAAAACTGTAAACCTGTAGTGAAAGTTAGGCTAAAACAACTTGTTGGCACAAAAACTGGGTTAAATTCTTAGTGCTAGCAGTTGCAGAGCAGTACTAATAAAGGCTAATCCTGAAGTGAAATAGAGATAAAGTAGACACACTTTTCTGGAGAAGTAGTCCTAATCCACTCTTGTAAACTCACAGTGCAGTAATAATATTTAAAGGTTCACTTGTTCTAGAGGTTCAATGTTCTTGTTATGAAATGCCTTGAGTTCTCTTTCAGCCTGAGGGATTCtatcaaaactgctttttttgttgaTATAGTTTAATTTAGAACTACCTTTGTTTCTCTAATACACACTAGTGGGTCAGATGCTTCTGAGGCTTCTACAAATGCAGATACTTCTATCAGAGCGCTCCAGTTCTATGGGTAGTACAATGAGAAGAAACCACATCTCAAAAAGTGGTATTCTCAGCCCCAGTCTTTGGTCACTTGGTCCGTAATTACTATTGATCTAACTTGGTAGAACCAATCAGCCTGACTAATATGGCTTGATCTGGGCTTTTTGTCTGTTAGCTTCTTTAATTCTGTAGAAATGCATGGAAATATCACCTAGAAAGTCTGACCTGAAATTGAAATGCCTTTTTGTATGGGGGGTAGAGAACATTCCTGTGCCAGCTCCAGAGATCTTAAAAGGCTTCCACGTTTCACTGGTGGTTGATTAAAGCTGTTTCCTTTGTGTAATGTGTACATGGGAGTTGCATAGAGTTTTCCTGTATGTCTgtagagaagaagaaaaaagaaaaaaacaaaccaaaccccttAGCCTCCCGTGCATTACTGTGATATGTTCTGTGCGTGCCAAATTCAAGTAGCCTAAATAAATGGGCTTTCCCTCCCCTGGGTCAATGAGTgattcctctgcagcctgtggatTAGCCCTCCTGCAGCGGGGCCAGCGCTGCCGGCTGAGCGTGCCAGTGCCCCGCGTCAGCCGGGGGCTCGGGAGGCTGGTGTGCGCCTGCTGCAGCTGTCGCATGGGGAGAAAGCATGGGGgtgtggggcgggggggagcagGCTGGATGGAGTGGGGCGTGGGGAAGCAGATTCACCTGCCTGCTGAGTGACGGCCAGCCTGCCATGGGCTCTTGCTCCCTGGCAGCACCTGCTTTTGGCCCGGGGGGCTTCAGACCCAAATGTCCATGCCTTGGGGAGCTTCCTGGGAAACTTGTTGCAGTCTGAGCAGGAGAGACCCTGCACATGTCAGTCACTTGATGTTGCTTCCCTTGTAAGAACTGAGGGGGCTTTCTCTGGCCGGCCACTGGAGCCCAGGCGCTTCcaggctgccccctcccctgagctctgggcagCTGTGTGGGGACAGAGCTGCACTgtccccgccgctcccggcacagcagcaggctgccctgGCTTAGCCGCAGGGCCAGGGAAATGGTGGTCCATGACCTCACGCAGCATGTGCCCTCTCTGGCCACACTGCGCGGTTCAAACCTTGAATTCAAAGGCAGGCGGTGACTGACTGCTCTGACTTGGCACCCACACGGGTCACCGCATTGGGAGCACAAGGGTTTCCGATGCAAAGAGATCCACCGGAGCGAAGCTTTGTGACttttgagaaaagcaaagcGGCCTGGTTTGTGCTGGGGCTTTTTGCCTGTGTTTCAGTCAGCTCTGAGCTCACCCAAAAGCGGCTCGTCATCGTCCTCATCAAGGGCTCCTCCTTGCTGAGGTGTCTGCAGGACTGGTCTCTGTCCAAAGTCCAGGTTGAGAAGGAAATGTGACACAGCGGGACTGGTGCTGCCTGACAAACCACGGGAACTCGCAGCCCCAGATCCACCTGATGACGCGCCTCCAGACTGCAGGCATCTTCCAAGAGACAGCCAGCCCAGGTGACGCCGTGGGGGACTTCTGCCTGGGATTTCCTCCCTCGGTTAGGAAACGCACCAGGAGAAACCCTGCAAAGGGGGAAGGATGTCAGACCTGGAAAGTAGGAGTGCAGTTTGCACAACAGGAAAGCCCTTGCTCGCATCAGGGACTTGCCTCCAAAGTGCCTTAGTCCCAGGGATCTTTTGAGGGATGAGAAGCCTGAGGTGGCACTTCAGGCCTTGGCTACATGCGCTCCCACAGCTTAAGCTGAGCTAAGGGGGTTTGGGACCCTCGCAGGAAGTCCCCAGGTGTTGTACTGGCCTCTGGAATACTCCTGCATGCCAGGGCTGGCAGTAACTCAACTTTCAGAGCTATAATGCTTCAGGCTTGTCCCCGCCATGGAGTTATTGGGCCCAATTTTATTATCTCCCAAGGCTGTTTATCCTGCTGCCGCTGGAGACTCTGTGAAAAGCAAAGATGTTTCTTCCTGTGGCTGTTCAAATCCTTTCCGTTAAGGTTTCTCCCACATCACCCAGACCTTTTGAAAAGGCAAGGCGAGCAGGGAGAGAACATGAGGAACGTTTCCTGTAGCCTGGCCACTTGCTGGGGAGGAAATGGCTTCCTGGCAGGACTAcgtgaagaagaaaaaggcgAAGGGGTTCAGGTGATGGACCCAGCTCAGAGCCACGCCAGCTcagcaggactgcagcccaGGTAGGGCAGCTTGGCTGAAGCAAGAGCACAGCGGGTAGAAACCCTTTCAAGTCCACGTGCGGGCAAGGGTTTCCCAATAGCCATTTTTGTCCGTGACCCTGGGGAGAGGATTGGGATGGGAGATGGAGACTGGTAATTGAGGCCTGAGCGtgagcagcaggtgctgcaaaaataatttagtgGCTCCAGCAAAGGTGACCTTGGGTGTCTAAGCTGTGGCTTGATAAGCCCAAGTAGCCAGGTTGAAAGGTGATGTAAGGGGTCCCTGCGGGGGGATCCTGTGAGCTGTACCTGCGAGGGGATCCTGCGAGGTGTACCTGTCACCGAAATTGGGAATCAAACCCCTCAACACCAATgcagcattaagaagcaggcactcctttattgcagcgctgggtgctcgGTGGCATCTCCACAGACCAAGCACACCTGTGTAGGTTTTTACCGttatttatacacaaaattacaGGGTCGTACACTCCCAAATACAACGATTGGTTAGACATTTACAAATAATTGTAATATTTGCTGTGTCACCCTTCTCTGTTACTACACTTGCGCGGGGGAAGGGccttcacctgggcaagggtcttTTTGACCTGTGGGcgtgatttttagtattataatgaaggcAGTTCACTTCTGGACACCTTACAAGTAAGTTTTGTTGCCGGGTTGGAAGGCTGGATATCGGCCTTGCCACGCTGTCCAAGAACTCATCCTATACACAACAGAACCTGGGCGCTCTGGTTATGGTCTGGAGAGTAAGGACTGAGGCTGTGATGGTCTATAGCATGGGGACTTCAAGGAACAGTCTCGGATAATCGGCAGTACAGCGATTCATACATCATTGGTTAATAAGGTGCTAACACGATTCCACCATGGAGGTTAACTCTTTAGAATCAAAATGTTCTTCTATGTAACTGTTACATTAACACAGACTACAGAAAGATTCAATAAGATCTGCAAGTAATTTGCAACATACCTGCGAGGGGTCCGTGCGAGGTGCCATCGTGAGGGGGTCCTGTGAGGGGATCCTGCGAGGTGCCATTGTGAGGACATCCTGCGAGGGGATCCTGCGAGGGGATCCTGTGAGGTGTACCAGGTGTACCTGCGAGGGGATCCTGTGAGGTGTACCTGCGGGGGGATCCTGCGAGGGGATCCTGTGAGGCGAGTCCCGCCCAGCAGCCGGCCTCCACggggcccggcccagcccctcGGCCGCGGCTGCCTGAGGAAAACCTGCTTCAGGCCGGGTGAAACAGCGCGGAGACAAGGAGCTGTGAGGGAAAGAAATGCGAGGAAGGGCCCTGCGAGCACGGAgggcagggaaagagggagcTGCAGGCGGGGgattgccctgcagcccccggaAACGAGGCCTGTTCCCCCTGTGGGGCCGCAGCCCGCGGCGGGCGCtggcgccggggccggggagAAGCGCGGGCGGGAAGGAGCGGCAGCGAGGAGCCGCCgtgagctgagctgagcccccggccccggcgccaCTCAGAGGGGGCAGAGGAGGCGGCTCATGCGAGAAACGCAGTGAAGCACCTAAAAGCCGACAGGCAGCAGTTGCACAGCTGACAGGAACCACcgagaggcaggcaggagcctcaGTGGCTGCGAGAGAAGGCCTGGGGCTCGGCCCGCTCAgctcttcagaagggacagtCAGTACTGGTGCAGAGGGGCTCCACAGGAATGTCAGTCAGCTAATTGCTGAAAGGAAGACTGCTCACTTGATAAGAGTAAGGACAAAAGAATGGTGGTAGTGGGACCTCCTTCTCAAATGGCCCCCCGAAGAGAGTGAATCCCCTGCTCGGGGAGCATGCCCggaaaatttaaaatgaactttacCTTTACATTGAAGCGAGGAAGCAACTAAGCAATAATTAGGTAGTAGGTGTAGACTCTGGGCAGAACTAGCCAACTTCACTGTATAAATATGCACTGTGAGCACAACTAGGTGTGCAAGTTAGGCGGAGCGATCCCCCTTGCACCTGGCgccgcaataaacatacctgctttgtGACTTACCCGAGTTACAGAGTTTAATTCAGCACGACAAAGGTAACTCCGGCCATGGCTGAAATCGGGCAGAAGGATCCAGCATTCCCATCCAAAATCACCCCAGCTGGGCAATTGCTTCATCTTTACCAATTAAGTGCCTGCCTGCGGATCCCAGCAGCCGATCTGCCTGCCCCGCGTCACAGGCTGACAGGTGCCCAGCCGACAGCACGAGTGCCCCCAGCAAAGCAGGCATGTTGCAAAATGCCACCGGCTCCCGGGAGAGCAGGGGCTGGCcagtgctcagccctgtgctgaTGGGCAAGGCTTGGCTTTCCCTACCCCCTCAGGGTGGACTTCCCCTTCCACCAAGGTGCcgggggaagaaaaaaatcccagcagtaCCACTTCAGGTGTGGAAAATAAAGTTAAGCCTCTTTCCCCAAAGAGAAGTGAggtttttcagctttgcttagCAAGAATCTGCCCATCTTTCTTCCTAAACCAGTCAGCTGGGCGATGTGTTCTGCAAGGGCATCATGTCCCCCATGCTGGGGACACCAAATCTGCTCTCATGCAGTTTCTGGAGCATCATCATCAGAGCCCTTCATGTGCTTGGGACACCGGCTGCCCTCCTTGCATGGGCCAGTTTGGAGGCTTTGTAACTGCTTGTGTGTTAACGCCTGGGTATCATCTGCCCTGTTTTGCACAAGAGCTCACAATAAAGGAAAttgttacaaaagcaaaaaagaaacagctgaaaaacgGAAAGATTGCATCACTTTGCTGCACATGGGGGTGCACTGGGGGGCACTTCCTACCGGGGGCTCTCCGAGGGCGATGGCCACCCCAATACGCTCAACAGCTTGCTTCAGCCTATAggttggggtggggttttttgcaatCTTGGTAAAATCCAGGCGTTCCCTCACTTTTTGAGGCTCTCCAGAGGCAAAAGGTGTCGGGCCAGGCATGCTGCTGACATGACAGTGCTGTCACTGGCCGTCCTTGCTTCATGAGGTTCTCCCCATGCTCCACAAAGTCCAGGAAGAGAAACTGAAGGCTAATGGTGGCTGCGGGGAAAAGCTCTACTCACGGGGTTTGTCCCTCCACTGCGGGGAGATGGACCTGCCAGAGCCCGGGGTACTTGTCGGGTATGCAGCCTATGCACGTACAACAGGGCTgggggatgcagcagcagcagggcttgtAAATGAGTGTGTGGGGTCTCAGCTGCCACGCAAGGGGCTGGGGCCACCACCTGCCGGGGACACACAGCCCTCTGGCCACGTGCGACACTCCACCAGCTCCTGTCCCGCAAGGGACTGCAGGCAGTGATGGAGGGGTGTCACCGAGCCACCCACCGAATCTGGGGAGGCGGGGGTGGTCCTTCTCATGGCTCACCGTGACCCCCCGAAGGTGCTCAGCCCATTTCTGCAATGAGCACTGACGAGCTCAGCACTGATGGGTGCCCCACGTTCTGGGAGCGGCAGCCCTTGCTTGCTCAGCAGAGCCCCAGAGAGCTCGGTGCCTCTGGACAAGGGTGGGAGGCAGGtctggaggggggtggggggtggggggctctcAGCTTGCCGTTCCCTCAGCCAGAATTCAGCAGGACCCCTTTTTCTTGCCTGATCAGAGACAGGTCACGCACATACCCCACAGCCCAAGTGTGATTTGCACATCCCTTCTCCATCATGACCCcaaaagctgcagtgctggggggacaGGACACGTGTCTACCCAGTCCTGCCTGCGTGGAGTCTGGTGTGTCTAACATAGAGGTTGAGCACACACTGACATCTCTAGGAACAAAACGGAGGCGGGTCTGGCCTTCATCCCCCTTCCTGGCCTTGGTTCTTCACACACCCCAGAGGCATCAAGTACTTTGGGGGCCTTTtccccccaccagctcctcAAATCCCGCTGATGTCAGTGCCGGGCTCAGCAGCTTTATTGGGAGGAGGCAGGCACCGAGCTGTGACGTGGTCTCTGCCATTTCCTAAGAAAccaacttgaaataaaaaaaataaaaaaaaaaaaagagagagaaaataaaaaaaaaaaaaaagggaaaaataggggaaaaaagggtaaaaGGGTGGGTATGTGtggattttcaaaaggaaagccaCAACAAGGGGCGAGCAGAAGGCTGGAGAGCATACCCTTGGGCAGTACCCAAGGACCACCACCACACAGGACCCACAGGGACAGAATTTCAGGGGTGCACTGAGGTTCAAGcgagcaggagcagcctgtgctgggctggcatggctgtgctgctgtgccctgtccCCATGGCAGGGGACCTCGGGTGCACCGTCAGCGTGAAAACTCACGTGGCTGGAAGGGAAGGCTTCTCTCCTTTATGTATCttggagaaaaaacagaggGGATGGCTTtttgcagcacagcaagcaAGGTGGGGAATAGAGGATCTGCTCCTGGCCACAGCAGGgtccttcttcactgacccCAAGCACCTGGCTGGCTTGCAAActtcataaaaaattaataaataataaccGGGAAAATGAAGCAAGGATAAGCTCTTTTCACTACATCATTTTAATTGCATCGACACCCAGAAATACACAAAAGGATACGTGCCAAGAGCCACCCATCAAAGAGAGGCTTCCTTCCATGGTGGGTCTCACTTTCACACTTCTTTCActccaacaaacaaacaaaacaaaacaaaaaaaaaaaaaagagagaaaaaaaggaaaataaaagaaaaaaataattgcaccAGTTGATGTACAAACACAGTCTTCCCTTTTCACACATTCGTGGGTTCTGCCTGCCCCAACGTGGTCAGTACGGCGCCCTGGGGAACAAACGGTAGTTGTACAAAACAGTATGAAGATTTTCTTATAAACATATGCCTGCACTGTTTactggctgggtttttttgtttggtttttttttaagtttcaaaaCTAGGTTTTAAGTCACTAATGGCTTGTAACTTTTATCTACAGTAAATTcagcatatatttttattttagttttaggAATGTGTAAGGCATTTTGGTAAGGTGACGGTAAGGTCTAGGTCACAGACTCGTCAGACTGAAGTCCCTTCCTTCAAACtgtcctcttccccctggagaaggaaaagagaggtgGGTTACTCAGCTGGGTCTCAACCTTATCCTCGTGGCAGCTCAAGCATCAAAGCGTTTCACAGATGGGCCAGGTCCTGCCTTTTGAGCAGGGAGAACCATGACCATCATCTCCTGTGCTCCCAGACCTTCCCAAAAGCCACCCAGATGGTTTCTGGCAGCAAGTGCCACCTTGTCTCTGGTTTTCAACCACTGCCTGACACGcgctcccccctgccctccacCCCAGCACCAAGGGGAGGGATGACTGTGGCCACCACAAGTACCGTTTCCTGAAGTTGTTCTTTCAACTTCTTcactgtttctctctctttggcCAGTTGGTCCTGGGTAACCTTCAGTAGCTCCTGTAGCTTGGTTGCTGCCTGGCCCAGGtcctttgttaattttttttctttttcaagtttttcctACACGGGAGACAAAAGAAGGCATCTGCCTGAGCCTCCCTTGGCCGTCTGGTGACATTCCCCCCTCCAAAACATCTCAGGTCACCTCAGATCTGCACTGAGCCACCTCGGCAGCCAGAAGCCAGAGGAgcacccagctccctccctgctgaAGGAGCTAGGTATCACCCCACCACACCGGCTCCCTTGGAGATGCCATGGGCCGAGACAGCCTCGTGGCAGGAGAATGGTTTCCCGAGATGTGAAAAGCCCAGCCTGGTGAAAGTATCGGCTCGGATCATCCGCCTTCTCTTGGTCAACATGGACAAAGTGGCTGTGACTTGCCCCCTGCTGTCCATAAGCCATGCTGGAGCtcacagccagccctgggcagggagcaacCTGCAGGGGAACCATCCACCTTGCCCCACCAACCCCAGGAAGGATAAGCTATGCCCCTAGTCCTGCCTGGAGACAGCTTTTGCTGTCTTGGTCAAACCCCAAGCACAAGAGAGCAGGGCAGCCAAATCACCTGGAGATGCTGGgcctcctccgtgcctggagctgctgcattttcagctagtctcagcttttccagctctgcctgcagactGCACGCCAAGCTCTGGGCCTGGAAGGGGGACACAGACCCGGTAAGCGGCAGGTGCCTCCCACACCCTGCCCCTCACCACCCCTGGTCCCACTGGCCCTGCCTCGAGGGACCAGGTGGGTCACGCAGCCACTGTCAGACGGCTGGATGCTACATGTGATGCGCCTGTGGTTGCTGATCCATGGGGAAGATGGCACTTGTCACCAGCAGCGGCGTGAAGCCTGGCTAAAGCCCTGAACCTTCAAGGGAAAGAGCTGGCAAACCCCACGGGTGGGCCAGGAGAGGGGCAGTTCCAGGGACCAGCAATGCCACGTGGCTTCAGTACAGCTGCTGCCGGAAGCTCTTCAGATGCGTGAGGGAGTGCAGCCATGTCTGAGATGCagacagggatggggaaaaaaccttCAGAGCAATTCTTCAAATTAATTCTTGAGCTTCATTAGCAGCTAAGAAACCATAATGGCTTTGTAAACCCTTGTATCCTCCTCACCACAcccacctcctccagctccagcgCCAGCTTTTGCCGCAGCACTTGCTCCTTCTCCACTAGTGTTTCGTTTTGCTCCAGCTGGGTTTTCAACTGTGttgagaaaaggagaaaacacccagaaataaaattaaaaaaaagacccaaGAGTGAGCTGGTGGGGACATCGCCAAGAAGGCtatacagaagaaatgaaaattgaaGCTTTCCCCAGGGCATCAAATGGCAATAGGTACCAGCATCCCCGCCCCACAGAAAAGCTGGGATAATGCTGATGGCAAGCCCAAGGCTTGGCTTTGCATTGCCAAATTTTGCCTGCCCCTTGGGCAGCGCCAGCTGGGACCTGGGACGAGAGGTACCCCATAGCAGAGGACTTGCCCGGCAGATGCCCATGCCAGGCAGAAGGCTCCACACTTAACTGGATTAAAGGAGATGGAGCCCGGCTCGCGGCAGCAGCACCACTGGTGAAAGGGAAGGGCCACAGCTAATGCcctcagcccagctccagcaagaCTTACGGAGCCTCTGTAATCCTAATCCCTGCCAGCTGGAAAGGGATCCTGGCGCAGCTGTCAGGCTGTCCCCTTCCTCCAAGAAAACCCAAGCCTGAACCCAATGGGCCACCATCGTGTGACCATGTTGGCCCAAGGGCTTGCAGCATCCCTTGCCTGCCTCCCCCAAAATCCTGCCAGCCTACTGCCAGTGGCAGAGGGCTCCCAAGCGGAACAGCCTGGCAAAAGCCGGCTGGCGACGTGTTCCCAGCAGGAATAGGACGAGGGGctggcttccccccccccccacaggACAGGAGATGACAACCGTGACAGCCCTGAGCAAAGCCATGTGCGGTTCTCCATGCGGTTAGAGACTGTcagacaggacaagggacacaGTTAAGGGTCAGGTCAGTGCCCCATGGGCAGCACTCTCACCACCCTAACCTCGAGGGGTGCAGGCTCACTTGGGTAAGCTTGTGACCCTACTTCTCCATCCTGTACATGACTCTTCATCTCACTTAACTGCTGCCTGACCTGGAAGGAGGATCAGCAAGCCTGGCTCAGTTACGCATCTCAACACTGTAGCCGTTACAAGACCCACAAGGACCTACAGGTAAAGTTCGCTAGCTTTTTTGCTTGCACACGAGCTAAAACGTTTGGAAAACCATCTCAGTTTCTGCTGGACGCAGGACAGTGGTACCTAACACAGGCAGCCTGAGG
The nucleotide sequence above comes from Falco biarmicus isolate bFalBia1 chromosome 12, bFalBia1.pri, whole genome shotgun sequence. Encoded proteins:
- the DSTN gene encoding destrin, producing MASGVQVADEVCRIFYDMKVRKCSTPEEIKKRKKAVIFCLSPDKKCIIVEEGKEILVGDVGVTVTDPFKHFVQMLPEKDCRYALYDASFETKESKKEELMFFLWAPEQAPLKSKMIYASSKDAIKKKFQGIKHECQANGPEDLNRACIAEKLGGSLVVAFEGSPV